Within the Mycteria americana isolate JAX WOST 10 ecotype Jacksonville Zoo and Gardens chromosome 23, USCA_MyAme_1.0, whole genome shotgun sequence genome, the region TCAGCGTAACTTTTGTGTCAGTCTGTGTCTGCCTTTGCTCATCGCTTGTGTCTTTCTCTTTGAAGGGATGATCTTTGGGAGGTTCTGGAGCATGAACCTCTTCCCACCAGTCGCAACGCACCCGAGTTTAATGTCTGCTCTTAAACGTTATTTCCCCTCAGAGCTTTGATCGGAAGCTTCCTCCAGAGGAGAGATTTTCGCCTCATGACCTTATTAAGAAAAtcaaagagcagaaggaagaactGGGCCTGATCATTGACCTGACGTACACAACTCGCTACTATGGGCCAGAGGTCAGTCTTGGTCTTACTgttggggaactgaagctctgggTAAGCCCTGATATTGCCAATAAAGTGGAAGATATTTCTTGCAAGAAGATAACTTTAAAGAGTGTGAGGTGCTCGAATCCTTTGGCAGGGGGATGAGGTGAAGCATTGCAGGCCCATCAGGATGGGGTCTTCGTCCTCGATCAAGTACAGGCCTGGGGTCTTCGACCCTCATTGTGCAGATCTTCTTTGTACTAACCAGCACAAGTTCTGGGATCTAAAGCTGGTTTTTATAGGCTCCTGAGTAAAGAGCTGATTACAACCAGCTTTGGCTTGTGGTATCAAATGTATCAAATACTTGCTTGGAAAGGTGTTCCGTGCTCTGCGTATGCTTCATCCTCCCCAGGGAGGACAGAGCAAAGGCAcgagaaataaaaatgcaaacaggcTGCTCTGGAATATTGGTACTATGTTAAGAGAGTGAAGCAGAAGTTTTCTTATCTAAAAGTGTGTTGCTGCTCTTTTGGCCTTAGTTGAAAAGCTGGGCTTCTTCTGGCTTACAGTCTACAGTTCTCTAATTGATAAGAACCCTTGTGCTTTTTCTGGAAATTATCGACTGACTTTCTTGTAGGAGCTCCCAGCCACACTCTGCTACTCAAAGATCTTGACAATGGGACATGAAATACCAAACAAGCACACCATTTTTCAATTCAAGTGTGTCGTAAAAAAGTTTTTGAGAGACAACAAAGACAACGGTAAGTGTGGATTTCCCGTACGTTTCTGCTGTTGGGAAGGGCACTGCAGACTTGGAGGCCGGTGATGTTTTAATGAACAGCAcgaatttcttttccttctcttgtcaTTTGAATGTCAAGGTAGTAAGATGACTTTGTTATGGTAAAGGAATCCATGCTGGCTCTCTGATAATTTGGCAGCGAGTTGAGCTTTAATTGAGTTTGAGACTGCATCTCTAGACTGGCTGTAAATACTGATTGCTTTTTGGGAGCAGTGTAAGCAGCAAGCTGTTAGTGCTCGGGAAATGTGGGATGGCTTTTTGGGgagcttttaaataaatcttccttGCAGTGAGCTGTGTGACCACGCAGATGAGCTCACAGAATTAAATGGCCTAATGAGCTGAATCATTGGCACTGACTAGACATAAATATGGTGATGTTGTTGCGTggtcatttctgtttgtttacgCCGGAGTCGCTGCTGGAGGACGAATGCAAATGGGCTTGTTCTGGTTGGGTTTTGGAGAAAGAACACTTAAATGTAACCTGATTGTTCTGTGTTACAGATAAACTCATCGGAGTTCATTGCACGCATGGCTTAAACAGAACTGGCTACCTGGTTTGTAGGTGAGTTGTCCTTAGTCAAACTGAGTTAAGTGGTGGCATTGCCAGCTTCTTGTTGCTCTGGGAGGAAATAGTGTTGCCCCAGTAAAACAAGAGTCAAGTGACCTGCGGGATCCCAGGCCTGCAAGGATTTAAAACTTTTCAGCTTCAAGAAGGCTGTTGTTAGGGGGCACTTTTTATCCCCAATTTCAGCAGACCAAATGTTGATATTCCATTCTGGCATGTAAATAGAAGCTCTAAACACTTTCTgggtattctttcttttttgaatcaTCACTGACCTGTCAATGTTTCCATAGTTAATTGTGTAATTAGAGCTTTTTTGCTGATCTGTTCAGGTATCTGATCGATGTTGAAGGCATGGAGCCAAATACTGCAATAGAGCgtacgtatgtgtgtgtgcttgttcAGATGTGAAATGTTGATCGTGGGCTCGTGGTTTTAGATGGCCAAAAGGTATGGGCTACTCCAGGGAGGTAACTGTGTTTTAGTTATATGCACATGTATGTTTTCCTGTTGTGTAGAATGGGAGCTGGAGGGGTGTTGGGGCTTCTCCGAAGTAATTGGAAAGAAGGAATTAAGTTTATGGCCCGACTGTGGAGCTAACCAGGATGGAGTGAACCTGGAGGGCACTGAGTGCTGGTCGGATAATgccgtgctgcagctctgccttgtcACGGGCTGTCGTGCGAAGGGCAGTACGCTGAGTGGAGTCACCTTATGTGACCTGAGTTTGGAAGTATTGGTTGAAGGggttaaaatgctaaaaatgttaaaatgctaAAGGGCTTAAGTGCTCTGCAGCCCCAAAGATTACTTGTACAGAGCGTTGTTGTAACTCAGACCTGTCTCTCTCCAGTGTTCAACAGGGCTCGAGGGCATCCTATAGAGAGAATCAACTATATCCAAGATCTTCGGAAGAGATCTGTAAAAAAGTAAGTCTTTTTGCGTGCCTGAGCAAGTGCACGTGCCCAGGGAGAGCCGCTGTCAAGCAACAGATGTTGAACGTGACTAGCTCCTAGGAAGGGAGCTAGCATGGGCCAGTGGGTAAGGAGGAAGGTGGGCAGTTGGGAGACCTGGGTTTAAAGATCTCCACAGGCCTGCTGACTTCCTTTTTTCCGGGGAGCAGTGATGCAAAGGGGTGGGTTTTTTAAGTGTAAAAGGGCTGTTGTGATCGCTTGGTGAATGGTTTGTGGACACAGTCAAGGCTTACGGAATTCTTTTTAAGGAACTGCGGACTAAAGAAGTTGGGCTCGGGCCCGCTCAGAGAAAAAGCCGGTGCTACACCAAACACTAAAAAGCAGATGGCCAAACATCATCCACATCGTTCGGACCAATCCTCCCTAGCAGTGCCCAGGTAGGTTTTTGCTTCTTGCCTCTGTGCGTGCTGTACAGCTGAGCAGACAGAACAAAAagagctgctttctcattttcGAGAAACTTAAACTTGGATTTTTACAAGCTGCAACTCACGCAAGAGAGCACCCATTGCCTTGCCAGCTCTGCAgcggggaaaaaaacctccctgAAACTTGTCTAGAGCCTGCATATCAAGGTGGAAGTGTTCCTTGTGTCTACAGCAGCAAAGCTCTTTGCCTCTGAGTAACGCACTTGTGCCTGTAGGCACGGAATAATGTAACTGACAGTGGTGGTGCTGGTTCCCAGGGGGGCTGAAACGTTCTCAAGCTGTCTAAGAGATTTCAGGGACAAGAGGATTTTGAATCGGGTGCCAAGTgaggcagcagctcttccctgagAGTGAAGTGGTAACTCTCTTTCTGTTCCTAGGCTCCTCCCGTCTCAGCAGGGATGGCAGGGGAACAGTGAATGCAGGTAAAGAGCTTCCTCTTGACCTGGGGCGCATGTCCTAGATGGGAGATGACCTCTGGCAGCTCCGAGCTGTGGGGGAGCTCCGAAACCATCTCAGGAGCAGACGCGTGGTAGCCGGTGCCTGCTTCTGGCAGAGCAGTGGCTCGTTCAGCCCCGCTCTTCATGTGTCCTGCTGAAAACTTCCCTTGTAAGAAATCAGCGTGTAGGAAATGAGCTGCTAGCTGGGCGTTCTTCCTGGGTGTCGCAGCGTTCAGGCTGAAGCAAAAGGGACCGGGTAAACCCAGAGGGGCCAAGGAGATTCACCACCAGCCCTTTTGGGCTCTGCGTACAGAGAGACTGAACGGGACCGTGACTTCTCCTGCTACTGACTCCTGAATTTTCTTCCAGAAACTCCAGCAACGCCAAGAAGAACCGCAAGCGAGCCGCCAAGGCGCAGGCACAACACCAGGAGCTGGCGCACGAGCACGGGGCGACGGAGCAAAGGCAGCAATGCAGTTTGGCAGCGAGGAACTGTCGGGTTTCATTGCCTTCTAATGAGCGGGGCAATGGACTGTGCTTTCCCCCTCAGAGCCCCCACCTCTGCCCGCCCCAGGAGAGGCAAGCGGCCAGGAAACGCAGGCGCCGGCGTAGGAAAGCTGTCGTGACGGAGTAGGGAACGTTGTACGTGACGAAAGCCCGTCCGGGGCTGCGTCTTCGCCCCGGAGGAGATGGGTCTCTCACCACATGAATGAGCGGCTTTGCAGTCGGGAACTGCAAATGCAGATGTTCTTAATTTTAACAcagctcttttgtttttaattccccccctccctgcccccggcCCTGGTACTTTTACAAATCTCACAGAAATTTTTTAATCCTGCGTGGTACCAGAGTCGTAGCTCCGCTCCTTGAGGGACGCGGAGAATAAACGTGGACCCAAATGGAGCTGGAATTGCCCTAAAGAAACATCCTTAGGAGCATCCCTTTAACCttcaacaagaagggcttttccTTGATTTCCTCAATACATAACAAGAAATAGGATTCAGCCTGAaactagatcttttttttttttttttttttccccttttcacccACTTTTGCTAAACTGAATTCCCCTGGTGCGTAAACCTCGAGCCCCGCTGGGGGAGCGGTTATTTCCCCCTGGATGGGCCTGACGAGCCTGCAGGATTTCACGCGCTTCGGCTTTCACCCGAGCGCGGGGTTGTTGGGCGGTGGGCTCTGGGCCTCGCGACCGGGCCATTTTGGGGTGAGAACGGGTGTTTTCGGGGTGGTGCCCCTTTAAGGCTCAGGGCCGGTTTCTGGCGTCATGCGGCTGAGGGAAGGGGAGTGGCCCCTCGGCCGGGCGGAAGTGGGAGGTGGCTGCGGCGTGCCCGGATGTTGCGGCGGCTCCTGATTGGCTGATGAAAGCGAGGGGGGGAGGTGCTGTCGGCGTTTCGGCGACAACCCGGAAGCgctgaggggaggcggcgggTGGCGGCGGCAGGTCAGGGCCGGACCCGGGCACTGGGGCTGCGGGCGGCTCCTTCCTCGCTTGAGGGGCCAGGGTCTGGTTTGGGGCGCCGGTCGGGGTCgtcccgggggggccgggccgggcgggctccggttggggaggggggttgcGTCTCGTCTCGGGGTTCCCTTCGTGGGGCTCCGGTCAGGGGGGCTCTGGCTGCGGGTATCTTTCCCCTTAGGAAGGAACATCCGGTTTGGGGCGCCTCTTGCTCTATTGTGAGGGGCTGGGAGTCCGTGGGGGCTTTGGTTGGGGGATCCCCTACTCTTTTTtagaggagaaaggcaggggCAGGCTCTTCTGGGAGGGACAGGCAGTCCTGGGGGGCTCCTCTGCTCTCCCTTGCAGGGGAAGGGCTGTGGGAGTTCTGGAGGCCTctgatttgggggaggggggtgtcttCCTCCCTCTTGGTGGGCAGTGGCTGGGGGGGTCTATAGTTTGGGGGCTAGCAGCTGGAGGGGGGGTGGTTTGGGCACTTTTGGTTACTTTGTTTATCTTGTGAGGTGCTGTGGGAATTAGAGGGGGAGCTCGGGGTTTGGGGCACCAGGAGTTACGATGTGTGAGTGGTGTCTGTTCTTTCTTGGGGAAGAAGGAGTGTGGGGCTTGGCAGGGGGGCTCTGGTTTGGGGAGGTGACTGAGAGCTCTGGCTTGGGGGGAGCAACTGAACCTACCCCTCCCGGCAGAAGCACCAGCAAGGAGGAGAAGCTGAAGCCCGCTCTGAGCTGTGGCTCTGTCGCACCCCATAAATGAGCTCTTTGGGACGGCAGGCTCTGGCAGGACCGAATCCCACAGCCCTTATTTAGGGCAAGAGGCCTGTGGAGGCCCCTCCAGGCTGCGGGCTGAGAAACGTGGGCCTGCCTGCCTTAAAAAGGGGCTTCTGCTCTGAGGTAACCCCAGAAAGGCAACTCCTCTGCCGGTTGGGATCCTCAGGCGGTGCTTAGCTCAGCTCAGGACCTTTCCCCATTTAGGAAGAAGCCGCAGTAAATCACAATGTTGTGTGTGTGGCAGTCACATTGCTGGAAGGCTTGCGAGGCGCTCTGGATTCAGCGCTGTGATTTCATGGGGAGTTTAACCCTTATGCTGGTCTGGGGTGGCTTTTCCAGGGGGAAACTGCTTTTGGTGTAGGAGGAAGAGCATCGCGGAGGATTTCTGGGCTCGCTGCCCCTCAAACAGTCTTGGCGCTTCCTCAGCTTCGAATTTATTGGCTtgtgccatggggctgtgggtgAGAAGGGGTTTGTCGGAGCCAAGCAGGAGGCAGACGCACAGATCAGGTCGAGGTGCATTCCTGGGGTGACGGGTGTGCCTCCCGCAGCACGAGGGAGAAGAGGGATTGCGACTGTGCCTGGGCGAGAGCAATTTGGGATCAAGCTTGTTGGGTAGGGACGGATCTGCTGAGCAGCAGCGGCTGGAAGGATAGCCTTCAGCTCCGTCCTCGTCTCACTGCTGTGTAAGCAAAATGGTGAATGCTGCAGTGTTGAAACCCTGTGTAAAGCCACTTCTGCTCGAGTCTGAATGAAATGCTTTGGTCATCTCCCCCCAGACTAGTGACTGGCACTAGTTTTGTTGTGTGGAGAGACAATTGGGAAGGAAGCATTACTTTGGGTAGGATTTGGATGCGTCAAACTCTAGCTTGAAATCAATTACCAAGGACTGATCTTGAATTTGTCGCTGCCTTTCAGGTCGTAAAGGTAAATATCCAAGCATTGTGCCCAAAAAGAGCTGGGCTTCTCCCAGATTCTCCCCTCAGGACCTAACTTGGCCCATGTATTAAACGCTTTTCTGCTGAGGGGGGATGATTTCTATCGGGGAAAGACAGTCCTGAGGAAACTGGATGAGTTGCCTGGTTTACGCTGGTTTTGATGCACTTGACTTTCCTCCCACCACAGAGTTCGTCAGCCTCGCGGCAGCTTTGATGTGTGTTGTTATGCCTGACCACGCCAACATCAGCCTCCCGCCGGAGGAGCGAGTCCGAAGACTGATCCAGGTGGGAAGTGCTGTGGAAGTGAACGAGGATGTCCCGCCACGACGCTACTACCGCTCCGGAGTGGAAATGCTCCGCATGGCGACCATTTACTCGGAGGAAGGCAATATCGAGCATGCCTTTATTTTGTACAACAAATACATCACGTAAGAGCAGCGTTGCTTCATTTGCAAGTAACCCCCTGTCGATACAAGGGGTTGTGGGTTTGGTGTTGCGTATTTTGAGCGTGTCTAAACACTGTGAGGCCTTGCTGAGCTGGAAGAACTGGGTTCTGTCCAGAGCTCTGCTCCTTTTGAATTTCGGTTACCGCAGAAGTGAGGATACAGCTGGTTAGACTGACCAGGAGATGTCGTAAAGGTGTGAGGTGCAAGCCCACAAATGCCGCTCACCTCTTTGCAGGAGGTTTGTGAAAGTTCCCTCTGAAACCAGGCTGATCGCCTATTCCTCTGTCCCTTTGCTAGTGGAGACTCCTGTCAGCAGGAGGGAGGTTTTGGCTCCCTGTATGTTGAAGTTTCCTGGTGTTTTATCACTGCAGAGTGACTAGATTGGCCTCGATTGTCGCTAGGTTGGCTGTGACATCATACGGATTGGCAAGGTCAAGGATCTCCGTATCAAGTATCTACCTGGAAAGGATCTAGGCTGGTTGGCGGTTTCTCTAATAAACCAGCTTTGGAGGAGAAGCCTGTTTTACACTTAAGTTACTACAGCCTTTTAGAGCAGGCAGCGAGTTCCTTCTTCAGGCACAGGGACCAGTTGTAGGTTTAGTTTTATATCTCAGAAAGAATATAATCCGCCCCCGCCAAACACGCACGCATACACTCAAGCCCTTCTCAGGAGGGACGTGGGGAAGAGTTCTGAGTCCAAAGAACCTGATCCAAATCAACTGGTGAGGTTCTTGGGTACTGAGCACCCTTCTAGAACGCCCCAGATCATATATAAACTCAGCCAAGACCCTGTTCGGGGTTTCAGCTGCTGGGTCTCCAGCTGTAGGGGCTGTCTGTGTAGACAAGTGCAGAGCCACATATTCTTGCCATCATGTCCACAGCACATCATGGCCAGAAACGAGCCATCTTGGGTCCGAAACCCCACTGCCGAGCCGGAGCGTATGCCGTGCTAACGCGGTGACGTGGTGTCGGGTCTGGATTGTGTCTGAGCAGCCCGGAATACAAGCAGAGCAAACGTGCACCTCTGTGTAGC harbors:
- the DUSP11 gene encoding RNA/RNP complex-1-interacting phosphatase isoform X2, producing MVGRGASRVPQRWTDYLPLGRRMPGTRFIAFKVPLKKSFDRKLPPEERFSPHDLIKKIKEQKEELGLIIDLTYTTRYYGPEELPATLCYSKILTMGHEIPNKHTIFQFKCVVKKFLRDNKDNDKLIGVHCTHGLNRTGYLVCRYLIDVEGMEPNTAIELFNRARGHPIERINYIQDLRKRSVKKNCGLKKLGSGPLREKAGATPNTKKQMAKHHPHRSDQSSLAVPRNSSNAKKNRKRAAKAQAQHQELAHEHGATEQRQQCSLAARNCRVSLPSNERGNGLCFPPQSPHLCPPQERQAARKRRRRRRKAVVTE
- the DUSP11 gene encoding RNA/RNP complex-1-interacting phosphatase isoform X1, yielding MVGRGASRVPQRWTDYLPLGRRMPGTRFIAFKVPLKKSFDRKLPPEERFSPHDLIKKIKEQKEELGLIIDLTYTTRYYGPEELPATLCYSKILTMGHEIPNKHTIFQFKCVVKKFLRDNKDNDKLIGVHCTHGLNRTGYLVCRYLIDVEGMEPNTAIELFNRARGHPIERINYIQDLRKRSVKKNCGLKKLGSGPLREKAGATPNTKKQMAKHHPHRSDQSSLAVPRLLPSQQGWQGNSECRNSSNAKKNRKRAAKAQAQHQELAHEHGATEQRQQCSLAARNCRVSLPSNERGNGLCFPPQSPHLCPPQERQAARKRRRRRRKAVVTE